A region of the Mesotoga infera genome:
CCTTCAGAAGATTCGGCTTAACGTACTTGAAGTCATCGAACATGGTGCCCATGTTATACCCGATCGCAAGAGTCTTTCTATCACCGCAGCGAAGGATTAGTTTCACATGATCACTACTGCTGCCGAACATCTTTGCCTTTTCTATGTTAAGACCTTTGATCAGAAATCTCGGCTCGGGATTCGAGTGGCCAAAGGGTCTCAGAAGTTCGAGCTTATCAAGAATGCCCGACGTAATGGAATCAAGAGACAGAACATCGTCCACATCGATCTTGAAGACCGGTTGCTTCTTTCCGTACAGCCTTATATAAGCATCGTTTATCGCGGTTCTGAATTTTGATATGTTTTCTTTGTCAATGCTGAATCCAGCTGCCATTTCATGCCCGCCAAACTCTCTCAGCAAGTGTGAAACTTCATTCAGCAGACTTATTATGCTTACTCCTGCCGGACTTCTGGCCGAACCTTTACCGTCTGAACCATTAGTGGCAATTAGAAAAACGGGTTTATTATGAATTGAAACAAGTCTTGAAGCCACTATTCCCAGTACTCCTAAGTGCCAGTTATCTCCATCGATTACTAGAGCAAAATCATCCTCGAAACTCGCAGTGTTTGCGAGATCCTTTTCAGTTTGATCAAAAATCTTTGCCTCTATGGTCTGTCGGTTCTGATTGTGTTTCAGAAGACGGCTGGCGGTATTCATTGCCGAATCCATATCCTCGCTAATGAGAAGCTCCAACGCAACTATTGCGGAAGCCATTCTTCCGGCAGCATTAAGCTTCGGAGCTATCTTGAAAGCGATATCTTGCGCTGTAAGATTCTCAGCCGGAATTCTAAGATATGATAGAAGGGCCTTCAAACCAAGCAGTGGGCTGCTCTGGATCTTCGCAGTACCTTCCCTGACAATGTAGCGGTTCTCATCCCTTAGCGGAACTATATCGGCAATTGTTCCTAGCGCGACTATGTCCAGATAATCCTCAGGATCAATAGGACAGTGAAGGGTCTCATTCAATGCCACCAGCAGTTTGAAAGCCACTCCTACCCCGGCAAGTCCCTTGAAGGGATAATCATCGTCCGGTCTCTTTGGATTGATTATGGCATCGGCGGGCGGGAGAACATCTTTCACTTCATGATGATCCGTGACAACTACATTGAAACCTATCTCCTTTGCGTATGTAATCTCATCAAATGAGGTAACTCCGCAATCTACGGTTATTAGCAGGCTGTGTCCCTGGTCTCTCAGATCCTTAATTGCGTCCTTGCTCAGACCGTATCCTTCTTCCAACCTTAAGGGGATGTAGTAGCTCACATCGAAGCCCATTCTCTTCATTGCAAGATAAAGGAGCGCGGTGCTTGTAACTCCATCAACGTCGTAATCACCAAAGATTACAATACTCTCGTTTCTTTCTCTGGTTTCAATGATTGTCCGGACAGCCAGCGGCATATCTTTTAGAAGGAAGGAATCGTGAAGAATAGTTTTGTCAGGATTAAGAAACTTCATTGCCTCAACCTCATTATCGACTCCACGTGTTACCAATAACCTTGCTAGAAATTGATCAATACCCATGAATTCGACCAGTCTATTGACGGCCTCATCATCGGGCTTTAGGAGAAGCCACTCCTTTCTCATTTAGATCCACCCTCTCTTTTTTCTTTTGAAAAGATTATACCATTCTGCACAATAGCTTGGATGAGACACCCGCTAGTACCACAAGAAAAGGTATTGTACAATCTTTCCATGAGACTCGATGCTTTTTTGTCAAAATTCGCCGGCTTCAGTAGAAGTCAGAGCAGAAAATTGATCAAGGACAGAGCAGTAACTTTAAATGGCGAAGTAGCTAATGATTCTTCGGCGGCTGTCGATGAAGGAGACATGGTGGTTGTCAACGGAATGACCGTGGAGGCTTTCGGCATGATATACATCGCTCTGAACAAACCTGCTGATTATGTTTGTTCAAGAGAGAAAGCCGAAGGAAAGAGCGTCTTTGATCTTGTTGAAACCAACGTCTCGGCGGAACTCTCGGTCGCAGGAAGACTTGATAAAGACACAACTGGTCTCGTATTGCTCTCCAACG
Encoded here:
- the recJ gene encoding single-stranded-DNA-specific exonuclease RecJ, which codes for MRKEWLLLKPDDEAVNRLVEFMGIDQFLARLLVTRGVDNEVEAMKFLNPDKTILHDSFLLKDMPLAVRTIIETRERNESIVIFGDYDVDGVTSTALLYLAMKRMGFDVSYYIPLRLEEGYGLSKDAIKDLRDQGHSLLITVDCGVTSFDEITYAKEIGFNVVVTDHHEVKDVLPPADAIINPKRPDDDYPFKGLAGVGVAFKLLVALNETLHCPIDPEDYLDIVALGTIADIVPLRDENRYIVREGTAKIQSSPLLGLKALLSYLRIPAENLTAQDIAFKIAPKLNAAGRMASAIVALELLISEDMDSAMNTASRLLKHNQNRQTIEAKIFDQTEKDLANTASFEDDFALVIDGDNWHLGVLGIVASRLVSIHNKPVFLIATNGSDGKGSARSPAGVSIISLLNEVSHLLREFGGHEMAAGFSIDKENISKFRTAINDAYIRLYGKKQPVFKIDVDDVLSLDSITSGILDKLELLRPFGHSNPEPRFLIKGLNIEKAKMFGSSSDHVKLILRCGDRKTLAIGYNMGTMFDDFKYVKPNLLKVDAIASVKSDNLYGLQSVKLSLSDAKLYIDPVFEEEVRDKNFVFEFIRDWKNQQPGSQGKTDVSSLIGELEKKLSHKCPEFLDISTRNPWGVFGNIRIKNPFLALKILKNYQQGKKTFIVSAINGTLAHTYYSLQHYLDSIKPVFANSLYRGRLDEPVVFITLPFFVERFKEISEIAGEIIFDEPTYILSGIYKDHPDLEAFLKNVDKVLGISGFAGSVFYDDLKDFLSDRRISNIYKPSPIKRVGIIDNRGSRKKVEQVMSIVGHGENVAVIVDSPHKTVSLAKSMGSRLSHALQNGELIFYNYLLKDFQRSVIYSLVERQKIRVLIMTPSSDGLGVTLGNSNIVFYSAPRNFLEVIDSVSTRPGEDSELFLNLSFNKADLISNTNEMDRLFPTVEELEAVYQDLKDVLPASERDIRKALSFEDGISKVFLSMLEEMNLLSVESGVWHSSSGSDLDTSQVKKTLRYREGVAEKRMTRWFATKLSTMTTRGLLRSLTNAEEVLKVG